The segment TTTCAATGAACCTGTTGATATTTGCCTCGATAAAAAAGGAAACCTATACGTTACCGACAAAAAAAACTACTGTATCCGAAAAATAATCATCAACAAACGCCCCGCAAAACCAGATACCCCTCCACAACAATTTATCTTGCGCGGACGTGTTTACGATAAAGCAAGCAACAAACCTATACCTACTGAATTTAAAATCAATGATTTAATTCGAGAAAAAACTATATCTACTAACTCTTCTTCAACCGGTAACTACAACACTCCACTACTAAGAGGTCAATACCAAATAATCGTTGATAACGATAACTACCTCCCCTTTGAAACCTACATAAGTATCCCAAAATTAGAAGCAAATGATTATGTATTAGATGTTCCGCTAAATAAAATCACAGAACACGCTAAAATAATTTTGGAAGATATTAATTTTGAACCAACAAGTGCCAAACTTACCGAACAATCGCTTATTGCCCTATCTCGAATAGCATTATATCTAAAAGTTCATGCAGGATTGATTATCCAGATTAACGGCCATACTGACCGAGGCGGGTCAGCAGAGCATAACCTAAAATTATCAGAAGATCGCGCCCGTACCGTCAAAGATAAATTGATTGACGAAGGCGTAAACCCAAACCAGCTTAAATACAAGGGCTTCGGAGGCACTAAACCCATTGCAGATAACAACACTCCCGAAGGAAGAATGAAAAACCGCCGAACAGAATTTGAAATTATCGCTAAATAACCTAAATAACTATGTTTCAACCCGGAGATAAAGTTCGCTTGCTTCACGAATCAGGCGAAGGCACTATCCAAAAAATATTCCAAAATAGCACTGCTATCGTTCTGATTGACGGCTTTGAACAAACTATTTCTTTATCCAATTTAGTTTTGATAACATCTTCTAAAGTTATTCCGCAGGATAAGGTACAGTTTCAAGATAGCAAAATCCCTCCGGTTGGCTTTTGTTTATCCCTCGAATTAGAAAATCAATATATCCTATCCTATTTGCTAAATGAAACTCCGGATTTAATATTGGTTTCAATAGTGGCCGAAATCCCCTCAGGTTATAGGCCACTAATACACACCACCTTAAACCCATTTACCAAAATCACCTTACCTACACTAACTTTACAAGAAATCAGTTCAGTTCCAATTTGGACTATACGTTGGATAGCTCATCCTGCAAACCCTATTCACGATATTTCTGACGGATATTACCAATTCAAATTCAAGGAAGCCTTCTTACGAAAAGAACCCAAAATGACCTTAACATCCTCAAAACCAATGATTATTATTCCGATTTTAAATGAACGGAGTACAATTTCACACCAAACAACACAAACCGAAGAATGGAACAAACAAAAATGGCAGAAAAACCTACAACAAGCACAAGAAAATTCAATTCCAATACCTTCGGACGTAATTGACTTACACATAGAGAAACTTCCTGACGAGCTAAAAAAAGAGCTAAAACGATCTAATGCCGCGCCAATCCATTATCAATTACACTATTTCCAAAAGTCTATAGAGGCAGCTTTTGCGCACGGAATCCCAAGCAGTATGCTCATTATTCATGGGAAAGGCGAAGGAATCTTGAAAAAAGAAATCGAAACACTCCTTAAACAATATCGTGAAAAAAAAATGATAAAAGATTTTTTCACAGATTGGTTCAACACCGGCCAAACACGTATTTCATTTCAAAATAAAGGTTTTTTGGACTAAATCATAAAAAAATATGTATATTTACTGCAAATCTTTGCAAATATGTTACGGAAAGTTTTATTTGGATACGGATTAGTTTGTGTATTTTTTACTCAGGTTGTTTTTAGTCAGTGTATTACAGGGGGTCTAACAACACAAGACTTTCCAATAGTAACCGGTACAGGTGCAGGATATAGCTGGGCTGCAAACCTTATCCTAAAAGCAGAGGTGGGTTCAGCCCGTACCATAACCTCTATAACTATTTTTTTGGATAACCCTGTTACCGGAACATGGACGTTTAATAACCAGCGTATTTATCTGCGACATTCAACCGCAGGAAACTATGCTGATGCAACACATCCCGGAATTGTCGGCTTCACTAAAGTCTTTGATGGTAATATAAATTTTGCCAATAAAGGTGCTAAAACCATTAATTTCAACACCAATAATGGTGCTGTAAACTCTTTTTCCTATAATGGAACCGATAATTTAGAAGTTTTATGGGAAAACCGTTCCGGTGCTGCTTATCCCGCTCCTGACGATATTCGCTGGAATAGAGGTGCACTTAACGGCGCAGTGAACCGCGCTAAACGACAATATGATACAGACCCCGCCTTTGTATTTAACCGTACCGGTGCCCGTTTCAGCTACTTATACAAATCAAGCCTACTTACTGAATGTGTGCTACCCGTAGAATTATTAAAATTTACCGCAAAACCTACCCCGCAAGGTGCACTGATAGCTTGGGATGTAGCATGGGAAGTGAATAATGACTTTTATACCATTCAGCACAGCACAGACGGAGAGCAT is part of the Bacteroidia bacterium genome and harbors:
- a CDS encoding Smr/MutS family protein, whose translation is MFQPGDKVRLLHESGEGTIQKIFQNSTAIVLIDGFEQTISLSNLVLITSSKVIPQDKVQFQDSKIPPVGFCLSLELENQYILSYLLNETPDLILVSIVAEIPSGYRPLIHTTLNPFTKITLPTLTLQEISSVPIWTIRWIAHPANPIHDISDGYYQFKFKEAFLRKEPKMTLTSSKPMIIIPILNERSTISHQTTQTEEWNKQKWQKNLQQAQENSIPIPSDVIDLHIEKLPDELKKELKRSNAAPIHYQLHYFQKSIEAAFAHGIPSSMLIIHGKGEGILKKEIETLLKQYREKKMIKDFFTDWFNTGQTRISFQNKGFLD